The following coding sequences lie in one uncultured Bacteroides sp. genomic window:
- the aroQ gene encoding type II 3-dehydroquinate dehydratase, whose translation MRIQIINGPNINLLGKREPSIYGAVPFEEYLSELRKKYPDIDIQYFQSNVEGEMINKIQEVGFDYDGIVLNAGAYTHTSIAIQDAIRAVTSPVIEVHISNVHTRESFRHVSMISVACVGVICGFGLDSYRLALEALLVKK comes from the coding sequence ATGAGAATACAAATTATTAATGGACCTAATATCAATTTGTTAGGTAAACGTGAACCTTCTATTTATGGAGCTGTTCCTTTTGAAGAATATCTTTCAGAATTACGTAAAAAGTATCCTGACATTGATATTCAATATTTCCAATCCAATGTGGAAGGGGAGATGATAAACAAAATTCAGGAGGTGGGTTTTGATTATGATGGTATTGTCTTAAATGCCGGTGCATATACCCATACTTCGATTGCTATCCAGGATGCTATAAGGGCAGTAACATCTCCTGTCATTGAAGTACATATCTCGAATGTACATACTCGCGAGTCATTCCGTCATGTTTCAATGATATCTGTGGCTTGTGTGGGAGTAATTTGTGGCTTCGGGCTCGATTCTTATCGTTTAGCATTAGAAGCATTGTTAGTAAAAAAATAA
- the xerD gene encoding site-specific tyrosine recombinase XerD — MKINEKSDNKDKNKQLIKKYQQYLLLERSLSKNTLDAYMTDLDKLLSFLLLEEINIFDVTLDDLQNFAAGLHDIEIHPRSQARIISGIKSFFRFLILDDYIQSDPTELLEGPKIGLKLPDILSVQEIDSIISTIDLDKNEGQRNRAILETLYSCGLRVSELTNLKLSELYFDEGFIKVEGKGNKQRLVPISPRAIKEINNYLTNRGTIETKKGFEDFLFLSRRGTNLSRIMVFHIIKEQVEIAGIKKNVSPHTFRHSFATHLLEGGANLRAIQCMLGHESITTTEIYTHIDRNMLRSEIIEHHPRNIKYREDERKKAKEEEH; from the coding sequence ATGAAAATAAACGAAAAAAGCGACAATAAGGATAAAAACAAACAGTTAATTAAGAAATACCAACAATATTTACTGTTAGAGAGGTCTCTGTCAAAGAACACTTTGGATGCTTACATGACTGATCTGGATAAGTTGCTCAGTTTTCTATTATTGGAGGAGATTAATATCTTCGATGTGACGTTAGATGATCTACAGAATTTTGCAGCAGGTTTACACGACATTGAGATACATCCCCGTTCACAGGCCCGCATTATTTCTGGAATTAAGTCCTTTTTCCGCTTCTTAATCTTAGATGATTATATCCAGTCAGATCCTACTGAGTTACTTGAAGGTCCTAAAATAGGACTTAAATTACCAGATATTCTCTCTGTGCAGGAAATTGATTCTATTATTTCAACGATAGATTTAGATAAAAATGAGGGCCAACGAAACAGAGCAATATTAGAAACTCTTTACAGTTGCGGGTTACGCGTTTCGGAACTGACAAATCTAAAATTATCAGAATTGTATTTTGATGAAGGTTTTATCAAAGTAGAAGGTAAGGGAAATAAGCAACGATTGGTTCCAATCTCTCCCCGGGCTATCAAAGAAATAAATAATTATCTGACTAACCGGGGCACCATTGAAACAAAAAAAGGCTTTGAGGACTTTCTCTTTCTAAGCAGGAGAGGTACCAACTTATCCCGTATCATGGTTTTCCACATCATCAAAGAACAGGTAGAAATAGCTGGCATAAAGAAAAATGTGAGTCCACATACCTTCCGTCATTCATTTGCCACCCACTTATTGGAAGGAGGAGCCAATCTTCGGGCCATACAGTGTATGCTTGGGCACGAATCAATTACAACAACTGAAATATATACTCATATAGACCGGAATATGCTTAGAAGTGAGATTATTGAGCACCATCCACGCAACATAAAATACCGTGAGGATGAACGAAAAAAAGCAAAAGAAGAAGAGCACTAA